Proteins from a single region of Hymenobacter aquaticus:
- a CDS encoding T9SS type B sorting domain-containing protein: MRKSYVMKPVNQLRFLACLLLLVLGFSPARAQCLDALPTNCSQPFEAFDLLTGVPVQSFCVGRAVRITITCPGRAGVDRNALYYQFVPGALTSAPCTGYSSRTNTFTPTQAGKITVAENAQAGAGAGTIFLRVYDVQATAKPTFQVEACSPGFVRVTITDQAYDTYSVRINDGVPQPVAKGAGPRVYAVPTTTGKVVVKGFYTGGGLCVGADSTTFTTLAAAPSPVIRRLALTGTEAQFQLDPLPTGYQYVLQQADAGSPGGYRDVPAVFSGTGATLGGVTAAACYRLRVQDVCATASLPVSPAVCAIFLAASSTNGQNNLSFTGGAGSYVLKRDGQPLATLPAGTTTYSDAAVTCGVRYCYQLEASSGSGAASTVVVSNQACATTTPSPVLPVPQLVASFTPANQVVLTATVPGLPTGGRVRYLRVNNLGAATELALTTRRTQRDSTLALLGSAGAPCYQAQFVDDCGNASALSAPFCPVVLTAKAADLNGNSAQLDWSELRGPDPAGSVRYAVQLLDAAGTVVAQPAASAAATSFLDQTPPTDRQVLRYRIAATSPGLSQPSYSNVATVVRELRAVLPTAFTPNGDGLNDVLEVKGRFLNSYIFTVVDRNGQQVFRGTNQSQVWNGRVGNEQPVPGAYVWRFETVDETGQRVVQHGTITIVR, encoded by the coding sequence ATGCGGAAGTCGTACGTTATGAAGCCCGTGAACCAACTCCGCTTCCTTGCCTGCCTGCTGCTACTGGTGCTGGGCTTCTCCCCGGCCCGGGCCCAGTGCCTGGATGCGCTGCCCACCAACTGCAGCCAGCCCTTCGAGGCCTTCGACCTGCTGACGGGCGTGCCCGTGCAGAGCTTCTGCGTGGGCCGGGCCGTGCGCATCACCATCACCTGCCCCGGCCGGGCCGGCGTCGACCGCAACGCGCTGTACTACCAGTTTGTGCCCGGCGCCCTGACCTCCGCGCCCTGCACCGGCTACAGCAGCCGCACCAACACCTTCACGCCCACGCAGGCGGGCAAGATTACCGTGGCCGAAAACGCCCAGGCCGGGGCCGGGGCCGGCACTATCTTTCTGCGCGTCTACGACGTGCAGGCCACGGCCAAGCCCACGTTTCAGGTGGAAGCCTGCTCGCCCGGCTTCGTGCGCGTGACCATCACCGACCAGGCCTACGACACCTACTCCGTGCGCATCAACGACGGGGTGCCCCAGCCCGTGGCCAAGGGTGCCGGCCCCCGGGTGTATGCCGTGCCGACCACCACGGGCAAAGTCGTGGTGAAGGGCTTCTACACCGGCGGCGGCCTGTGCGTGGGCGCCGACAGCACCACGTTCACCACCCTGGCCGCCGCGCCTTCTCCCGTTATCCGGCGGCTGGCGCTGACGGGCACCGAGGCCCAGTTTCAGCTCGACCCGCTGCCCACCGGCTACCAATACGTGCTCCAGCAGGCCGATGCCGGCAGCCCCGGCGGCTACCGCGACGTGCCGGCCGTATTCAGCGGCACCGGGGCCACGCTCGGCGGCGTGACGGCGGCGGCCTGCTACCGGCTGCGCGTGCAGGACGTGTGCGCCACGGCCTCGCTGCCCGTGTCGCCGGCCGTGTGCGCCATCTTCCTAGCGGCCAGCTCGACCAACGGGCAGAATAATTTGTCCTTTACCGGCGGCGCGGGTAGCTACGTGCTGAAGCGCGACGGCCAGCCGCTGGCCACCCTGCCGGCCGGCACCACCACCTACTCCGACGCGGCCGTCACCTGCGGGGTGCGCTACTGCTACCAGCTCGAAGCCAGCAGCGGCAGCGGCGCGGCCAGCACCGTCGTCGTATCCAACCAGGCCTGCGCCACCACCACGCCGAGTCCCGTGCTGCCCGTGCCGCAGCTGGTAGCCAGCTTCACGCCCGCCAACCAGGTGGTGCTCACGGCTACCGTGCCGGGTTTGCCAACCGGCGGCAGGGTGCGCTACCTGCGGGTCAATAACCTGGGCGCGGCCACCGAGCTGGCCCTGACCACGCGCCGCACCCAGCGCGACTCGACCCTGGCGCTGCTTGGCTCGGCCGGTGCGCCCTGCTACCAGGCGCAGTTCGTCGACGACTGCGGCAATGCTTCGGCCCTGAGCGCGCCCTTCTGCCCGGTGGTGCTCACGGCTAAAGCCGCCGACCTGAACGGCAACTCGGCTCAGCTCGACTGGAGCGAACTGCGCGGCCCCGATCCGGCCGGCAGCGTGCGGTATGCCGTGCAGCTGCTCGATGCGGCGGGCACCGTGGTGGCCCAGCCCGCGGCCAGCGCCGCCGCCACCTCCTTCCTCGACCAGACCCCGCCCACCGACCGGCAAGTGCTGCGCTACCGCATTGCCGCCACCAGCCCCGGCCTGAGCCAGCCCAGCTACTCCAACGTGGCCACCGTAGTCCGGGAGCTGCGGGCGGTGCTGCCCACGGCCTTCACCCCCAACGGCGACGGGCTCAACGACGTGCTCGAAGTGAAAGGCCGCTTCCTAAACTCTTACATCTTCACGGTGGTGGACCGCAACGGACAGCAGGTGTTTCGCGGTACCAACCAAAGCCAGGTCTGGAACGGGCGGGTGGGCAACGAGCAGCCGGTGCCGGGCGCCTACGTGTGGCGCTTCGAAACCGTGGATGAAACCGGCCAGCGCGTCGTGCAGCACGGCACCATCACCATCGTGCGCTAA